From Halobacillus sp. Marseille-Q1614, the proteins below share one genomic window:
- a CDS encoding YlzJ-like family protein — protein MDYSMILYTPLCEHDVFPQDTNASQIVYEKYNNRHVKCFDHGNGKKQIIQVVSTDPKDYLDPSLQPGQWLDY, from the coding sequence ATGGATTACTCAATGATTCTGTATACGCCCTTATGTGAACATGACGTTTTCCCTCAGGATACGAATGCCAGCCAAATTGTGTATGAGAAATACAACAACAGGCATGTGAAGTGTTTTGACCACGGAAACGGAAAAAAGCAAATCATTCAAGTGGTGTCTACTGACCCGAAAGATTACCTGGATCCGTCTTTACAACCAGGACAATGGCTGGACTACTAA
- the dapA gene encoding 4-hydroxy-tetrahydrodipicolinate synthase, translating to MDFGKVLTAMVTPFDSHGNIDFTKTSQLVEYLIDHGTDGLVIAGTTGESPTLTSEEKVALWEHVVQTVNGRIPVIAGTGSNNTKASIELSQKAVKTGVDAVMLVTPYYNKPSQQGLYEHFKAIAESINKPVMLYNIPGRSAVRMTVETVVELSKIENIVSVKEATADLDGIAAIIEHTYDDFSVYSGDDNLTLPIYAIGGNGVVSVSSHIAGLEMQKMLRLYDEGKGREAAQLHRKLLPVLKGMFIAPSPSPVKTALQMKGIDTGGVRLPLVPLNAEERLLIQALINKE from the coding sequence GTGGATTTTGGTAAAGTGTTAACGGCCATGGTTACACCTTTTGACAGCCATGGGAACATTGACTTCACAAAAACTTCCCAGTTGGTGGAGTATTTAATTGACCATGGCACAGACGGTTTAGTCATAGCGGGAACAACAGGAGAGTCACCGACTCTAACGTCAGAAGAAAAGGTTGCGCTTTGGGAGCATGTCGTTCAGACAGTGAACGGACGGATCCCTGTAATCGCGGGAACAGGCAGCAACAACACTAAGGCCTCGATCGAGCTTTCCCAGAAAGCTGTCAAGACAGGGGTTGATGCAGTGATGCTTGTAACCCCTTATTACAATAAACCCAGTCAGCAAGGTTTATATGAACACTTTAAAGCCATTGCTGAATCCATAAATAAACCAGTCATGCTCTATAACATTCCAGGCCGCTCTGCGGTAAGGATGACGGTTGAGACTGTTGTTGAGCTTTCAAAAATAGAAAATATCGTTAGTGTCAAGGAAGCTACAGCGGATTTAGACGGTATAGCAGCAATTATTGAACACACCTATGATGATTTCTCTGTATACAGCGGGGATGATAATTTAACCCTCCCTATCTATGCGATAGGAGGTAATGGTGTAGTCTCTGTATCTTCACATATCGCCGGTCTTGAAATGCAGAAAATGCTTCGTCTATACGATGAAGGCAAAGGTAGAGAAGCTGCTCAGCTGCACCGTAAGCTCCTTCCTGTATTAAAAGGTATGTTTATTGCTCCTTCGCCGTCACCTGTGAAGACTGCCCTTCAAATGAAAGGAATCGATACAGGAGGAGTAAGACTTCCGCTCGTTCCATTAAACGCAGAAGAACGGCTGCTCATTCAAGCCTTGATTAATAAAGAATAA
- the asd gene encoding aspartate-semialdehyde dehydrogenase, with product MTQSKLYNIAVVGATGAVGQKMLETLEDRDFPVNELKLLSSSRSAGKKQMFKGTEYTLEEATPESFENIDIALFSAGGSVSKKLAPEAVKRGALVIDNTSAYRMDEKVPLVVPEVNEEDIQNHNGIIANPNCSTIQMVAALEPIKTHLGLNRVIVSTYQAVSGAGNEAADELRDQSQAFLNGEEMQANILPVGGDKKHYPIAFNALPQIDVFQENGYTFEEMKMINETKKIMHAPSLQVSATCVRLPFFTSHAESVYVEVDKAGVTVEELKSLIGEADGVVLEDDPSTQTYPTPLSSAGKREVFVGRIRKDLDQENGFHLWVVSDNLLKGAAWNSVQIAERVIARQWL from the coding sequence AAGATGCTGGAGACTTTAGAAGACCGCGATTTTCCGGTCAATGAGCTGAAGCTGCTTTCTTCAAGCCGCTCCGCAGGCAAGAAACAAATGTTCAAGGGTACGGAATATACATTGGAAGAAGCAACCCCTGAAAGCTTTGAAAATATTGATATAGCACTTTTCTCCGCAGGAGGCTCTGTATCTAAGAAACTAGCACCGGAAGCTGTAAAACGCGGCGCTTTAGTTATCGATAACACAAGTGCATACCGTATGGATGAAAAGGTTCCGCTTGTCGTTCCTGAGGTAAATGAAGAAGACATACAAAATCATAATGGCATCATTGCCAATCCAAACTGCTCCACGATTCAAATGGTGGCAGCACTGGAGCCTATTAAAACGCATCTTGGCTTAAACCGTGTGATCGTTTCTACGTACCAAGCGGTTTCCGGCGCTGGAAATGAAGCGGCTGATGAGCTGAGAGATCAGTCACAGGCTTTCTTAAACGGTGAAGAGATGCAGGCGAATATCCTGCCTGTAGGCGGAGATAAAAAGCATTATCCGATTGCTTTTAACGCGCTGCCGCAAATCGATGTGTTCCAGGAAAATGGTTATACTTTCGAAGAAATGAAAATGATTAATGAAACGAAAAAGATTATGCATGCCCCAAGTCTGCAGGTTTCCGCTACTTGTGTACGTCTGCCTTTCTTTACGTCCCATGCAGAGAGCGTCTATGTGGAAGTCGATAAAGCGGGTGTGACTGTAGAAGAGCTTAAATCCTTAATTGGAGAAGCAGACGGTGTCGTTCTTGAAGATGATCCATCCACTCAGACTTACCCTACACCTTTAAGTTCAGCTGGTAAGCGGGAAGTATTTGTCGGACGTATTCGCAAAGATTTGGATCAGGAAAACGGCTTTCACCTATGGGTGGTTTCCGATAATTTATTAAAGGGAGCTGCTTGGAACTCCGTTCAAATCGCAGAACGCGTAATCGCCCGCCAATGGCTGTAA
- a CDS encoding ClpP family protease, with the protein MDDEQKPQETTPDKEKDKSSLVDKIQELGQSNVPQPGDSNVHVLPIIGQVEGHMQLPAQNKTTKYEHIIPQLIAIEQNPKIEGVVVLLNTVGGDVEAGLAISEMIASLSKPSVSIVLGGGHSIGVPIAVSANYSFIAETATMTIHPIRLNGLVIGVPQTFEYMDKMQDRVVNFVTRHSNIEEEKFKNLMFEKGNLTRDIGTNVVGQQAVEYGLIDAVGGVKEAMSKLNEMIDKNKENEQQVIQ; encoded by the coding sequence ATGGATGACGAACAAAAGCCGCAGGAAACGACTCCGGACAAAGAAAAGGATAAGTCTTCACTTGTAGATAAAATTCAGGAACTCGGCCAGTCGAATGTACCGCAGCCGGGCGACTCTAACGTGCATGTGCTTCCGATTATCGGGCAGGTGGAAGGGCATATGCAGCTTCCGGCACAAAACAAAACAACGAAGTATGAGCACATCATTCCTCAGTTAATTGCGATTGAGCAAAATCCAAAAATCGAGGGAGTTGTCGTTCTGTTAAACACGGTAGGCGGGGACGTAGAAGCTGGTCTCGCGATATCAGAAATGATCGCATCTTTATCCAAACCATCTGTCTCAATTGTATTAGGCGGAGGACATTCCATAGGAGTGCCTATTGCTGTTTCGGCCAATTATTCATTCATAGCAGAAACAGCGACGATGACAATTCATCCGATCCGGTTAAATGGGCTCGTTATCGGAGTACCGCAGACGTTTGAGTATATGGATAAAATGCAGGATCGTGTCGTTAATTTTGTCACGAGACATTCCAACATCGAGGAAGAAAAATTTAAAAACTTAATGTTTGAAAAAGGTAACCTGACGAGGGATATCGGCACGAACGTCGTAGGCCAGCAGGCGGTAGAGTATGGCCTTATTGATGCCGTGGGCGGCGTAAAAGAAGCCATGAGCAAGCTGAATGAAATGATTGATAAAAATAAAGAAAATGAGCAGCAGGTGATTCAGTAA
- a CDS encoding BMP family protein produces MKNRRFLMILALLLSIGFVLAACGGSSDEGEASDSGGSGDGGEGSSEDFTVAMVTDVGGVDDKSFNQSAWEGLQAFGEENGLAEGEGFDYAQSDSEGDYTTNLSRLVRQDYNLIYGIGYLLQPALEEVAAQYPDTHFGLVDSVAEGDNIVSITFKEHEGSFLAGVAAALKTETNKVGFIGGEDGDLINKFEAGYVAGVKSVDPEIEVDVQYAESFAAADKGKLIASNMYNNDVDVIYHASGATGNGVFAQAKDIKQNNPDEKVWVIGVDRDQHEEGAIGDHNVTLTSMVKRVDVAVNDVATEAMEGEFPGGEVKEYGLEDDAVSIATTNEEAMTEEIVSQVEEWKEKITSGEIQVPSTHEELEEYESSL; encoded by the coding sequence TTGAAAAATCGTCGGTTTCTCATGATTCTTGCATTATTATTATCTATCGGGTTTGTTTTGGCGGCTTGTGGCGGGTCTTCAGACGAAGGGGAAGCTTCTGACAGCGGCGGTTCAGGTGATGGTGGAGAAGGAAGTTCAGAAGATTTCACTGTTGCTATGGTTACTGATGTCGGCGGTGTTGATGATAAATCTTTTAACCAGTCAGCCTGGGAAGGACTACAGGCTTTTGGTGAGGAAAATGGATTGGCCGAAGGGGAAGGGTTTGATTATGCCCAGTCTGACAGCGAGGGAGACTATACGACAAACTTAAGCCGTCTCGTCCGCCAGGATTACAACCTGATTTATGGAATTGGCTACCTGCTTCAGCCGGCTCTTGAAGAAGTAGCAGCCCAGTATCCTGATACTCATTTCGGTTTAGTAGATTCTGTAGCGGAAGGCGATAACATTGTAAGCATCACTTTTAAAGAGCATGAAGGTTCTTTCTTAGCAGGAGTAGCTGCTGCTCTTAAAACAGAAACTAACAAAGTTGGGTTCATCGGCGGTGAAGATGGGGATCTAATCAATAAATTCGAAGCCGGTTATGTAGCTGGTGTAAAGTCAGTGGACCCTGAAATCGAAGTGGACGTGCAATATGCTGAGAGCTTTGCTGCTGCAGACAAAGGAAAGCTGATTGCATCTAATATGTATAACAATGATGTTGATGTGATTTATCATGCTTCTGGAGCTACTGGAAATGGTGTATTCGCCCAAGCGAAAGATATTAAGCAGAACAATCCTGATGAGAAAGTATGGGTGATCGGGGTTGACCGTGACCAGCATGAAGAAGGAGCGATTGGTGACCATAACGTAACACTTACTTCCATGGTTAAACGCGTAGACGTTGCCGTTAATGATGTAGCAACTGAAGCAATGGAAGGCGAATTTCCTGGAGGAGAAGTGAAGGAATACGGATTAGAAGATGATGCGGTTTCCATTGCGACAACTAATGAAGAAGCAATGACAGAGGAAATTGTTTCACAAGTTGAAGAATGGAAAGAAAAGATTACAAGTGGAGAAATTCAAGTTCCAAGCACCCACGAAGAGTTAGAGGAATATGAAAGCTCTCTTTAA
- a CDS encoding DNA translocase FtsK, whose product MANKKKRKTKAKSRKKQSSLKEHIKFELIGLLFIFIAVFGSGASVISDGAIPGGLENVWQVLFGVWYFIASIFFLIVGIYLMVKRKWPDFLHKRLIGTYIIVISLLLFTHVQALADDLQTGASVFDLTWDRLTGMMRGDLPATSIGGGFIGAFLLLITYYLFSATGSIIVSLFLFLIGFLFITERSLGQVLASTGEKLNEMWSSVKNRQKVEKPSKRPKVIDKEAPARIEEPASDESVNQEEEYEPIIQDFTDQAYKKPEDTGKEAVPVPGDDQTLDRTMTTAEVENPDYKLPGFDLLDEPTSSPQSQGRSHIQATVKKLERTFQSFGVKAKVTKVHVGPSVTKYEVYPDIGVKVSKIVNLNDDLALALAAKDIRIEAPIPGKSAVGIEVPNQEISMVSLREVLETGKAHPDAKLSFALGRDISGEAVMAELNRMPHLLVAGATGSGKSVCINGIITSILMRAKPHEVKMMMIDPKKVELNVYNGIPHLLAPVVTDPKKASKALMKVVSEMERRYDLFSDSGTRNIEGYNEYIKKHNRENGDDQPFLPYIVVLVDELADLMMVASNDVEDAITRLAQMARAAGIHLIIATQRPSVDVITGVIKANIPSRIAFSVSSQTDSRTILDTGGAEKLLGRGDMLFTPVGSNKPTRVQGAFLSDDEVERVVNFCIEQQKAQYQEEMIPDEESEEKKEVDDDLYPAAVQMVIEMQSASVSMIQRRFRVGYTRAARLIDAMEDNGVVGPYEGSKPRQVLISEMVEES is encoded by the coding sequence GTGGCGAATAAAAAGAAAAGAAAAACCAAAGCCAAATCCAGAAAAAAACAATCCAGCTTAAAAGAACATATTAAATTTGAATTAATAGGTCTTTTATTTATTTTTATTGCTGTATTTGGAAGCGGAGCCTCCGTAATAAGCGACGGAGCGATACCAGGCGGTTTGGAAAATGTCTGGCAGGTTTTATTTGGAGTATGGTATTTTATTGCGTCGATTTTTTTCCTGATCGTCGGAATCTATTTAATGGTCAAAAGAAAATGGCCTGATTTTTTACATAAACGTCTCATAGGAACTTATATTATCGTAATTTCTTTGCTGTTATTTACCCACGTTCAAGCTCTTGCTGACGACTTACAAACTGGAGCTTCCGTATTTGATTTAACGTGGGACCGGTTAACAGGAATGATGCGCGGGGACCTGCCGGCCACAAGCATCGGCGGCGGATTTATAGGAGCTTTTTTACTGCTGATCACTTACTATTTATTTTCAGCAACAGGTTCCATCATCGTTTCGCTTTTCTTGTTTCTCATCGGTTTTTTATTTATTACAGAACGCTCATTGGGGCAAGTGCTGGCTTCTACCGGTGAAAAATTAAATGAAATGTGGAGCAGCGTAAAAAACCGTCAAAAAGTCGAAAAGCCGTCTAAACGACCTAAAGTTATAGATAAAGAAGCACCAGCGAGAATAGAGGAGCCCGCTTCTGATGAATCCGTAAATCAAGAGGAAGAATACGAGCCGATTATTCAGGACTTTACTGATCAGGCCTATAAAAAACCAGAAGACACAGGGAAAGAAGCAGTGCCTGTTCCAGGAGATGACCAGACGCTGGATCGTACAATGACGACTGCAGAAGTAGAAAATCCAGATTATAAGCTTCCTGGATTTGACCTTCTCGATGAACCTACATCAAGTCCTCAGAGTCAGGGCCGCTCTCATATTCAGGCCACCGTGAAGAAGCTTGAGAGGACATTTCAAAGCTTCGGCGTAAAAGCAAAGGTTACGAAGGTTCACGTAGGCCCATCGGTAACCAAATATGAAGTCTACCCCGATATCGGAGTAAAGGTAAGTAAAATCGTAAACCTTAATGATGACTTAGCGCTTGCTCTTGCTGCCAAAGATATCCGGATTGAAGCCCCGATCCCAGGGAAATCCGCTGTCGGGATTGAAGTGCCAAACCAGGAAATTTCCATGGTTTCTCTAAGAGAAGTGCTGGAAACAGGGAAAGCTCATCCAGATGCCAAACTAAGCTTTGCATTAGGAAGGGATATTTCCGGCGAAGCCGTAATGGCAGAACTTAACCGAATGCCGCACCTATTAGTAGCAGGGGCGACCGGAAGCGGGAAGAGTGTCTGTATTAATGGAATCATTACGAGTATCCTTATGCGCGCGAAGCCGCATGAAGTAAAAATGATGATGATCGACCCGAAAAAAGTAGAGCTGAATGTTTACAATGGGATCCCGCATTTGCTGGCGCCTGTTGTGACAGATCCAAAGAAAGCTTCAAAAGCATTGATGAAAGTGGTATCCGAGATGGAGCGCAGGTATGATTTATTCTCTGATTCAGGTACTAGAAATATTGAAGGCTACAATGAATATATTAAAAAGCACAATCGCGAGAACGGCGATGACCAGCCGTTTCTGCCATATATCGTTGTGCTGGTAGATGAATTAGCTGACTTAATGATGGTAGCTTCCAATGATGTAGAAGATGCCATTACCCGTCTGGCTCAGATGGCACGTGCAGCAGGGATTCACTTAATTATTGCGACTCAGCGTCCGTCAGTAGACGTTATTACTGGGGTCATTAAAGCCAATATTCCATCACGAATCGCTTTTAGTGTATCTTCCCAGACAGATTCAAGGACGATTCTAGATACAGGAGGAGCCGAGAAGCTGCTTGGACGCGGAGATATGCTGTTTACCCCGGTTGGTTCTAACAAACCGACCCGTGTACAGGGTGCCTTTTTATCAGATGATGAAGTGGAACGAGTCGTGAACTTCTGTATTGAGCAGCAGAAAGCTCAGTATCAGGAAGAAATGATACCAGATGAAGAAAGCGAAGAGAAAAAAGAGGTCGATGATGATCTATATCCTGCGGCAGTGCAAATGGTGATAGAAATGCAGAGTGCCAGTGTCTCCATGATTCAGCGGAGGTTCAGGGTAGGCTATACCCGGGCTGCGAGGTTAATAGACGCCATGGAAGATAATGGTGTCGTCGGCCCTTATGAAGGAAGCAAGCCGCGCCAGGTGCTGATCTCAGAAATGGTAGAAGAAAGTTAG
- a CDS encoding GntR family transcriptional regulator: MSIRQDTRHLYLQVIEQIKRDIEAGVYLEKEKLPSEFQLSKSLGVSRATLREALRILEEESIVTRRHGVGTFVNPKPVFSSGIEELDSVTGMIQKSGMTPGSQYLSAELIEPTEDERRRFSPYPLHKLARVERVRTADQQPVVYCKDRIPEGLIPIEQIREADSLFSVIERYTGKTIGYAVTDIEPIGYHERISPILNCEPDQALLLLKQMHYTKDDEPVLLSSNYFRADKFSFHVLRKRV; this comes from the coding sequence ATGTCTATTAGACAAGATACTCGTCATTTGTACCTGCAAGTGATAGAACAAATAAAACGAGATATTGAAGCAGGAGTGTACCTGGAGAAAGAAAAATTGCCCTCTGAATTTCAGCTGTCGAAATCGCTTGGAGTCTCCCGGGCAACCTTAAGAGAGGCTTTAAGAATTTTAGAAGAAGAAAGTATTGTTACACGAAGACATGGTGTCGGAACATTTGTTAATCCGAAGCCGGTTTTTTCATCAGGTATTGAAGAGCTTGACAGTGTAACTGGCATGATTCAGAAATCAGGAATGACACCTGGGTCCCAATATCTATCCGCAGAACTCATCGAGCCCACCGAAGATGAGCGCAGACGCTTCTCTCCATATCCCCTACATAAACTAGCACGGGTAGAGCGGGTGCGTACAGCTGATCAGCAGCCTGTCGTTTATTGTAAAGACAGGATTCCTGAAGGCCTTATACCAATTGAGCAAATTAGAGAAGCTGATTCCCTTTTCAGTGTCATAGAAAGATACACGGGCAAAACGATTGGATATGCTGTGACAGATATTGAACCGATTGGCTATCATGAAAGAATATCCCCAATTTTAAATTGCGAACCAGACCAAGCACTATTATTACTCAAACAAATGCATTACACGAAAGATGACGAACCTGTACTTTTGTCCTCCAATTATTTCCGCGCGGATAAGTTTAGTTTCCATGTTTTAAGAAAAAGAGTGTAA
- a CDS encoding ABC transporter ATP-binding protein — translation MDYVIEMVNIRKEFPGIVANDNIMLQVKKGEIHALLGENGAGKSTLMNVLFGLYQPEKGEIRVKGKQVKITDPNVANRLGIGMVHQHFMLVDTFTVTENIVLGSEPQKGITVDIKKAEQEVAELSKRYGLNVDPKAKVRDISVGMQQRVEILKTLYRGAEILIFDEPTAVLTPQEIKELIDIMKSLVREGKSIILITHKLKEIMEVCDRCTVIRKGEGIGTVDVEETNPDHLASLMVGREVSFKTEKTEANPGETYLLIKDLYVKDVRNVPMVKGLNLEVRAGEIVGVAGIDGNGQSELIEAIAGLRKTESGTIQLHNKAISNLTPRKITEAGISHIPQDRHKYGLVLDFPVADNFVLQSYYQEPFSKKGVMNFKNIYQKARELIKEYDVRTPDEFTKARALSGGNQQKAIIGREIDRSPDLLIAAQPTRGLDVGAIEFIHQKLIEERDKGKAVLLLSFELDEVLNLSDRIAVMFDGQIIAEVKPEETNEQQLGLLMAGNRLEKAGEK, via the coding sequence ATGGATTACGTAATAGAGATGGTCAACATTCGCAAAGAGTTTCCCGGCATTGTCGCCAACGACAATATTATGCTTCAAGTTAAAAAAGGGGAGATACATGCTCTGTTAGGTGAAAACGGTGCAGGCAAATCAACGTTAATGAATGTATTGTTTGGCTTGTATCAGCCGGAAAAAGGCGAGATTCGAGTAAAAGGAAAGCAGGTTAAAATCACCGACCCAAACGTCGCGAACCGGCTTGGAATCGGAATGGTGCATCAGCATTTTATGCTTGTCGATACGTTTACTGTTACCGAAAATATCGTCTTAGGCAGCGAACCGCAAAAAGGGATAACCGTAGATATTAAGAAAGCGGAACAGGAAGTTGCCGAGCTGTCTAAAAGGTACGGCTTAAATGTTGATCCTAAAGCAAAAGTGCGTGATATTTCTGTAGGGATGCAGCAGCGCGTAGAAATTTTGAAAACCTTGTACCGCGGGGCCGAAATTCTTATCTTTGATGAGCCGACAGCCGTACTGACGCCTCAGGAGATTAAAGAACTGATCGATATAATGAAGAGCCTCGTCCGTGAAGGGAAATCGATTATTCTAATTACGCATAAGCTTAAAGAAATTATGGAGGTCTGTGACCGCTGTACCGTTATCCGTAAAGGAGAAGGAATTGGTACGGTGGATGTAGAGGAAACAAACCCAGATCACCTTGCTTCTTTAATGGTGGGCCGAGAAGTCAGCTTTAAGACGGAGAAAACAGAAGCGAATCCGGGAGAGACGTACCTTTTGATTAAAGACTTGTATGTTAAAGATGTCAGGAACGTTCCGATGGTCAAGGGGCTCAACCTTGAAGTTCGCGCAGGTGAAATCGTCGGAGTCGCCGGTATTGACGGCAATGGACAATCTGAGCTGATAGAAGCCATCGCAGGTTTAAGAAAGACAGAGTCAGGGACGATTCAACTGCATAACAAAGCAATTTCAAACCTTACACCAAGAAAAATCACAGAGGCCGGCATTTCTCATATTCCACAGGACCGGCACAAATACGGTTTAGTTCTAGATTTTCCAGTGGCTGATAATTTCGTTCTGCAATCTTATTATCAGGAGCCTTTTTCTAAAAAAGGAGTTATGAACTTTAAAAATATTTATCAGAAAGCCCGGGAACTGATCAAGGAATATGATGTACGTACACCGGATGAGTTTACGAAGGCCCGCGCACTTTCAGGTGGAAACCAGCAAAAAGCTATCATCGGCAGAGAAATTGACCGCTCGCCAGACTTACTGATTGCTGCACAGCCGACTCGTGGTCTCGACGTAGGGGCGATCGAATTTATTCACCAGAAATTAATTGAAGAGCGTGATAAAGGGAAAGCCGTTCTGCTTCTATCATTTGAGCTCGATGAGGTCCTTAATTTAAGTGATCGGATCGCTGTTATGTTTGACGGGCAGATAATTGCTGAAGTAAAACCAGAGGAAACCAATGAACAGCAGCTTGGTCTGTTGATGGCCGGGAACAGGCTTGAGAAAGCGGGTGAGAAATAA
- a CDS encoding ABC transporter permease → MFSNRLINVLIPVISVFLGLLSGAIIMLIFGYNPVAGYAALWNGAFGDSYFFGETIRMVTPYILSGLAVAFALRTGLLNIGVEGQVFVGWLASVWVGTAFELPMIIHLPLALAAAAAAGAAWGFIPGILKAKLGVHEVIVTIMMNYIALYSTNAIIRHVITDGEDQTERIAETASLASPWLADMTFYSRMHYGILISLFMALVMWFILNKTTRGFELRSVGYNPFASSYAGMSVGKNIVLAMMISGAFAGLAGSMEGLGTFGYLATKSGFTNIGFEGIAVALLGANTAIGVVFAAFLFGILKIGALNMPTVAGVPTELVEIVIALIIFFVASSYLIRWFILRMKKEGK, encoded by the coding sequence ATGTTTTCCAATCGCCTGATTAACGTACTCATACCTGTTATATCTGTTTTTCTTGGCCTGCTGTCTGGAGCCATTATTATGCTTATCTTTGGTTACAACCCGGTTGCCGGTTATGCAGCCCTATGGAATGGAGCGTTCGGCGACAGTTACTTTTTTGGTGAAACCATTCGAATGGTTACTCCTTATATCCTCTCAGGGCTGGCTGTAGCATTTGCCTTAAGGACAGGTCTTCTTAACATCGGAGTTGAGGGGCAAGTGTTCGTTGGCTGGCTGGCTTCTGTCTGGGTAGGGACAGCCTTTGAGCTTCCAATGATTATTCACTTGCCGCTTGCTTTAGCGGCTGCTGCGGCTGCCGGTGCCGCCTGGGGCTTTATTCCAGGAATCCTTAAGGCAAAGCTTGGCGTCCATGAGGTTATCGTAACGATTATGATGAACTATATTGCTTTGTATTCCACGAATGCGATCATTCGCCATGTCATTACAGATGGTGAAGACCAGACGGAGAGAATTGCGGAAACGGCATCGCTCGCTTCACCATGGTTAGCCGATATGACATTTTACTCAAGAATGCACTATGGAATTCTTATTTCATTGTTTATGGCGCTTGTGATGTGGTTTATCTTGAATAAAACTACACGAGGATTTGAGCTGAGGTCCGTCGGCTATAATCCATTTGCTTCAAGCTATGCTGGAATGAGCGTCGGTAAGAATATCGTTCTTGCGATGATGATTTCTGGTGCCTTTGCCGGTTTAGCCGGCTCTATGGAAGGATTAGGAACATTTGGCTACTTGGCGACGAAGTCAGGTTTTACAAACATCGGCTTTGAAGGAATTGCTGTTGCGCTCCTTGGTGCCAATACAGCCATAGGAGTCGTATTCGCTGCTTTTCTATTTGGAATTTTAAAAATCGGAGCGTTGAACATGCCTACAGTAGCTGGTGTGCCGACAGAACTCGTTGAAATTGTTATTGCCTTAATAATTTTCTTCGTAGCTTCAAGCTATCTGATTCGCTGGTTTATCCTGCGTATGAAAAAGGAGGGGAAATAA
- the dapG gene encoding aspartate kinase has protein sequence MKILVQKFGGTSVRDKESRARAISHIEKALQEGYKVVVTVSAMGRKGDPYATDSLLDLVQFPSSDISDREQDMLMSCGETISSVVFAHELLQSGLRAASFSGAAAGFLTNDDFTRAKILRMDPSRILQELETHDVIVVAGFQGKTELGDITTIGRGGSDTSAAALGAALKAEYIDIFTDVEGIMTADPRLVESARALHAVTYNEICNLAYQGAKVIHPRAVEIAMHAKVPMRVRSTYSDDPGTLVSASREGERGNDLPDRLVTGIAHMAGLSQIKVQSKEDPSKLQSEVFKSMAEANISVDFINISPSGVSYTIDSVYTHQAVSILEDLGYEPEVKEGCAKVSTVGAGITGVPGVTAKIVQTLIDRGVQILQSADSHTTIWVLVKDEDLIQAVNALHDIFELNVG, from the coding sequence ATGAAAATATTAGTTCAGAAATTTGGAGGCACGTCCGTAAGGGATAAAGAAAGCCGTGCACGTGCCATTTCACATATTGAAAAAGCTTTACAGGAAGGGTATAAAGTCGTCGTTACGGTTTCCGCTATGGGCCGTAAAGGCGATCCTTATGCAACAGATTCTCTGCTTGATTTAGTGCAGTTTCCTTCTTCTGATATTTCTGACCGGGAGCAGGATATGCTCATGTCCTGCGGGGAAACGATCTCTTCTGTCGTTTTTGCCCACGAATTATTGCAATCCGGCTTACGTGCTGCAAGCTTTTCAGGAGCAGCCGCTGGATTTTTAACCAATGATGATTTTACAAGGGCAAAAATTCTCAGAATGGATCCCAGCCGCATCCTTCAGGAATTAGAAACCCATGATGTCATTGTAGTCGCCGGCTTCCAGGGTAAGACGGAACTTGGTGATATTACGACGATCGGCCGGGGCGGCAGCGATACGAGTGCTGCTGCACTTGGTGCTGCCTTAAAAGCCGAATATATCGATATTTTTACAGACGTTGAAGGCATTATGACGGCTGACCCTCGTCTTGTGGAATCAGCGCGCGCTCTTCATGCTGTAACTTATAATGAAATCTGCAATTTAGCTTATCAGGGTGCGAAAGTGATCCACCCGAGAGCTGTTGAAATTGCAATGCATGCTAAAGTACCGATGAGAGTCCGGTCCACTTACTCTGATGATCCCGGAACATTAGTCTCTGCTTCCAGAGAAGGGGAGAGAGGTAATGACCTGCCGGATCGCCTCGTTACGGGCATAGCTCATATGGCCGGCCTGTCACAAATTAAAGTTCAATCAAAGGAAGACCCATCTAAACTGCAGTCCGAAGTATTTAAATCCATGGCAGAAGCGAATATTTCTGTTGATTTTATTAACATTTCCCCTAGCGGTGTAAGCTATACGATAGACAGCGTATATACCCATCAGGCCGTCAGCATTTTAGAAGACCTTGGATATGAACCTGAAGTAAAAGAAGGCTGTGCGAAAGTATCAACGGTTGGTGCGGGAATTACAGGAGTACCGGGAGTCACTGCGAAAATCGTTCAGACGCTGATCGACCGCGGTGTTCAAATTCTGCAGTCGGCTGATTCCCATACAACGATCTGGGTACTTGTAAAAGATGAGGACCTCATTCAGGCAGTAAACGCGCTGCATGATATTTTTGAATTGAATGTTGGATAA